Proteins encoded by one window of Gemmatimonadaceae bacterium:
- a CDS encoding amidohydrolase family protein — translation MRALSFAAGIALTAPSIADAQNSSFAPTRSTVTTIHAARMIDGRGKETENVVVTVSEGKITNVAPATGRGVQATYELGDATLLPGLIDAHVHPGWYINGQGALHNGRDGDTPTQSVLARAGNLDATLMAGFTTIQSVGGAEDLELRDAVARWQIPGPRILTSITQLSNTRPSPDSLRALVRSLKARGADVIKLFASAGLGAGGAQTLSDEQLAAICGEAKAQGLRSVVHAISAGSVRAATLAGCTEIEHGTFATQAELTLMAEQGTIFDPQVCLVFQNYIDHRDVYARSGYTDSTFMLLGQAIPTATAMFKKALGTPGLKIIFGTDAVALAHGRNAEELLCRVKAGQNPMDAITSATSATAAALGLGATIGTVAPGYEADLIAVRGDPSRDIAAIRKVTFVMRGGVVFTGTP, via the coding sequence ATGAGAGCTCTGTCATTTGCCGCCGGAATCGCGCTCACGGCACCGTCGATCGCCGACGCGCAGAATTCGTCGTTCGCCCCGACCCGCTCGACGGTCACCACGATTCACGCGGCGCGAATGATCGACGGCCGCGGGAAAGAGACCGAGAACGTGGTCGTCACGGTGAGCGAAGGCAAAATCACGAATGTGGCGCCGGCGACCGGCCGCGGCGTCCAGGCCACGTACGAGCTCGGCGACGCGACGCTGCTCCCGGGGCTCATCGACGCCCACGTCCACCCCGGGTGGTACATCAACGGGCAGGGCGCGCTGCACAATGGCCGCGACGGAGATACCCCGACGCAGTCCGTGCTCGCGCGTGCCGGGAATCTCGACGCGACGCTGATGGCCGGATTCACGACGATCCAGAGCGTAGGCGGGGCCGAGGACCTCGAGCTGCGCGACGCGGTCGCGCGCTGGCAGATCCCCGGGCCGAGGATTCTCACGTCGATCACGCAGCTGAGCAACACCAGACCGTCCCCCGATTCGCTGCGCGCCCTCGTGCGGTCGCTCAAGGCGCGCGGCGCCGACGTCATCAAGCTGTTCGCGTCGGCGGGACTCGGCGCGGGCGGGGCACAGACGCTGTCCGATGAACAACTCGCCGCGATCTGCGGCGAAGCGAAGGCGCAGGGACTTCGCTCGGTCGTCCACGCGATCAGTGCCGGCAGCGTGCGCGCCGCCACGCTCGCCGGCTGTACCGAGATCGAACACGGCACGTTCGCGACGCAGGCCGAGCTGACGCTCATGGCGGAGCAAGGAACGATCTTCGATCCCCAGGTTTGCCTGGTTTTTCAGAACTACATCGACCATCGCGACGTGTACGCGCGCTCCGGATACACGGACTCGACCTTCATGCTGCTCGGCCAGGCGATTCCCACGGCCACGGCGATGTTCAAGAAGGCCCTGGGCACCCCGGGACTGAAGATCATTTTCGGCACCGACGCGGTCGCGCTGGCTCACGGGCGGAACGCCGAGGAATTGCTCTGCCGAGTGAAGGCGGGTCAGAATCCGATGGACGCGATCACGTCCGCGACGTCGGCGACAGCGGCAGCGCTGGGGTTGGGCGCGACGATCGGAACGGTCGCACCGGGCTACGAGGCCGACCTCATCGCCGTGCGCGGCGATCCGTCGCGAGACATCGCCGCGATCAGGAAAGTGACGTTCGTGATGCGAGGCGGCGTGGTGTTCACCGGAACGCCGTGA
- the pdxH gene encoding pyridoxamine 5'-phosphate oxidase — translation MTGPPPSQTAGPDPFTRFAALFEEAKNLPRDLLPEPTAFALATVDERGAPSLRIVLLKHVDERGFVFYTNHESRKGRELLATRRAALCFHWQPMEVQVRVEGAAAPVTDQEADEYFASRARGSQIGAWASRQSRAIEHEGDLEARVAEMEKRFAGGPVPRPPQWSGFRVVPTRIEFWKGRPNRLHIRDVYERDGNGWRVSRLYP, via the coding sequence ATGACCGGGCCTCCCCCGTCGCAGACCGCCGGCCCCGATCCGTTCACGCGATTCGCGGCGCTTTTCGAAGAAGCCAAGAACCTGCCTCGCGACCTCCTGCCGGAGCCGACGGCGTTCGCCCTCGCCACGGTGGACGAGCGCGGCGCGCCGAGCCTGCGGATCGTTCTGCTCAAACACGTCGACGAGCGCGGATTCGTGTTCTACACGAACCACGAGAGCCGCAAGGGGCGCGAGCTGCTCGCGACTCGCCGCGCCGCGCTCTGCTTTCACTGGCAGCCGATGGAGGTGCAGGTCCGCGTCGAGGGCGCCGCTGCTCCGGTGACGGACCAGGAGGCGGACGAGTACTTCGCGTCGCGCGCGCGTGGAAGCCAGATTGGCGCGTGGGCGTCGCGGCAGAGCCGAGCGATCGAGCACGAGGGCGATCTCGAGGCTCGCGTCGCCGAGATGGAGAAGCGTTTCGCCGGGGGACCCGTGCCTCGACCGCCGCAATGGTCCGGATTCCGCGTCGTTCCGACTCGCATCGAGTTCTGGAAAGGACGCCCCAACCGGCTGCACATTCGCGACGTGTACGAACGGGACGGTAACGGATGGCGGGTCAGTCGTCTCTACCCGTGA
- a CDS encoding ABC transporter permease, translated as MSAVDVVAGGAATDARHPPGVEEHQASVWSVFFALLRRDLRVARKELVFFLVRTTMQPLLFLVVFGYLLPKMSFVGKGYQTALLPGILAVSLSLSAIQSVALPMVQDFGWTKEIEDRLLAPVPTLVIAAEKIVSAMLQGFIAAAFVLPIARLVMGPIPALTLSHGGEVVVVILLGSLAFSSLGMWLGTAIAPQQIGLMFSVIIAPMLFFGCAYYPWRGLDVIPVLKYIVLVNPMVYVAEGMRGALTPAVPHMPLVVVVVALLIISAFFWTLGTRSFFKRAIG; from the coding sequence TTGAGCGCCGTCGACGTCGTCGCCGGGGGCGCCGCCACCGACGCGCGCCATCCACCGGGCGTCGAGGAGCACCAGGCCTCCGTTTGGTCGGTGTTCTTCGCGCTATTGCGCCGGGATCTCCGCGTCGCGCGGAAGGAGCTGGTGTTCTTCCTCGTGCGCACGACGATGCAGCCGCTTCTCTTTCTCGTCGTGTTCGGCTACCTGCTGCCGAAGATGAGCTTCGTCGGCAAGGGCTATCAGACCGCGCTGCTGCCGGGAATTCTCGCCGTGAGCCTCAGCCTCTCGGCGATTCAGTCGGTCGCGCTGCCGATGGTTCAAGATTTCGGCTGGACCAAGGAGATCGAGGACCGACTGCTCGCACCGGTGCCGACGCTCGTGATCGCCGCCGAGAAGATCGTGTCGGCGATGCTGCAGGGATTCATCGCCGCGGCGTTCGTGCTTCCGATCGCGCGGCTCGTGATGGGCCCGATCCCGGCCCTCACGCTGTCCCATGGCGGCGAAGTCGTCGTCGTGATCCTCCTCGGGTCGCTCGCCTTCTCGTCGCTCGGCATGTGGCTGGGCACCGCCATCGCGCCGCAGCAGATCGGACTGATGTTCAGCGTCATCATCGCCCCGATGCTGTTCTTCGGGTGCGCGTACTACCCGTGGCGCGGGCTCGACGTGATTCCGGTCCTCAAGTACATCGTGCTCGTGAACCCCATGGTGTACGTAGCCGAGGGAATGCGGGGCGCGCTCACCCCGGCCGTCCCGCATATGCCGCTGGTCGTCGTCGTCGTGGCGCTCCTCATCATCTCGGCGTTCTTCTGGACGCTGGGCACGCGGAGCTTCTTCAAGCGCGCCATCGGATGA
- a CDS encoding superoxide dismutase, with amino-acid sequence MAFTLPALPYANDALEPHIDARTMEIHHTKHHQAYVNNLNAAIEKSPDLASKSLDDLMRGINSVPEAVRTAVRNNGGGHWNHSLFWQLMGPGKGGEPTGKLADGIKSAFGDFTKFKEQFAAAGAGRFGSGWAWLLNDGGKLSITSTPNQDNPLMEGKNAILGLDVWEHAYYLKYQNRRPDYITAWWNVVNWDAVADRYR; translated from the coding sequence ATGGCGTTCACGCTGCCTGCATTGCCGTATGCGAACGACGCGCTCGAGCCGCACATCGACGCGCGCACGATGGAGATTCACCACACCAAGCATCACCAGGCCTACGTCAACAATCTCAATGCCGCCATTGAGAAGTCGCCCGATTTGGCGAGCAAATCGCTCGACGACTTGATGCGCGGCATCAACTCGGTTCCGGAAGCGGTGCGCACCGCGGTGCGGAACAACGGCGGCGGCCACTGGAATCACAGCTTGTTTTGGCAGTTGATGGGACCCGGCAAGGGCGGCGAGCCGACAGGCAAGCTCGCCGACGGGATCAAATCGGCGTTCGGCGATTTCACGAAGTTCAAAGAGCAGTTCGCGGCAGCGGGCGCGGGACGGTTCGGCTCAGGATGGGCGTGGCTCCTCAACGACGGCGGCAAGCTCTCGATCACGAGCACGCCGAACCAGGACAACCCGCTCATGGAAGGCAAGAACGCGATTCTCGGACTCGACGTCTGGGAGCACGCCTACTACCTCAAGTACCAGAACCGCCGGCCCGACTACATCACGGCCTGGTGGAACGTCGTCAACTGGGACGCGGTCGCGGATCGATATCGCTGA
- the speA gene encoding biosynthetic arginine decarboxylase: MATTTRVTDAPTGSAAPANGAAPAAGASGAETTSTGAGWSIDAARALYRIEGWGAGFFDVNDQGHVIVRPDKDRPDHTVDLYEITNDLEEQGIALPVLLRFSDILRSRIEDLTTRFEQAREEFGYTGGYTTVYPIKVNQQRHVVEEIVEFGKGRRVGLECGSKPELQAILGLAEDTEHLIVCNGYKDEEFMRLALMGQKLGHQVFIVIEQLSEIDVLLQVADEMGVTPTAGVRIKLASRGFGRWKESGGEKSKFGLNSAQLMQAIDKLRAANRLDIIKLIHFHLGSQITDIRFIKLGLTELTRFYVELRNLGLDITHVDVGGGLGVDYDGTNSTADASVNYSLQEYANDVVYTLAEACREHEVPMPHVISESGRALTAHHALLLIKVIDVESQADRPVPELTEDDHQLLHEMLADHRDASRKTVSKRRVREIYHDMTFDKERAQELFNSGVFTLRERALAEQIYFATANVLAKSVLRKGADFADIIADLDSTLVDRYFCNFSLFQSLPDSWAIDHVFPIMPIHRLNEEPNRRGTLQDVTCDSDGKIDRFAGETSANASLELHEFHDGEPYMLGVFLTGAYQEILGDLHNLFGDTNAVHIRLANNGGYDVTDLVHGDTVTEVLNYVQFRAPDLLQTFRRKVAAAKHISRQEANTFIADYVAGLEGYTYLEGEAAQ, translated from the coding sequence ATGGCTACCACCACTCGCGTAACAGACGCTCCGACCGGATCGGCCGCGCCCGCGAACGGCGCGGCGCCGGCGGCCGGCGCTTCCGGCGCCGAGACGACGTCCACCGGCGCGGGCTGGTCGATCGACGCCGCTCGCGCGCTTTACAGGATCGAAGGGTGGGGCGCCGGGTTTTTCGACGTGAACGACCAAGGCCACGTCATCGTGCGGCCGGACAAGGATCGTCCCGACCACACCGTGGACCTCTACGAGATCACGAACGATCTCGAGGAGCAGGGGATCGCACTCCCCGTGTTGTTGCGCTTCTCGGACATCCTGCGTTCGCGCATCGAGGACCTGACGACGCGGTTCGAGCAGGCGCGCGAGGAATTCGGCTACACGGGCGGATACACGACCGTCTACCCGATCAAGGTCAACCAGCAGCGCCACGTCGTCGAAGAGATCGTCGAATTCGGCAAGGGTCGCCGCGTGGGACTCGAATGCGGGAGCAAGCCCGAGCTCCAGGCGATTCTCGGCCTCGCCGAAGACACCGAGCACCTGATCGTCTGCAACGGCTACAAGGACGAGGAGTTCATGCGCCTCGCCCTGATGGGCCAAAAGCTCGGGCACCAGGTGTTCATCGTCATCGAGCAGCTCAGCGAGATCGACGTGCTGCTCCAGGTCGCCGACGAGATGGGTGTGACGCCGACCGCCGGCGTCCGCATCAAGCTCGCGTCGCGCGGATTCGGCCGCTGGAAGGAGAGCGGCGGCGAGAAGTCGAAGTTCGGACTCAACTCCGCGCAGCTGATGCAGGCGATCGACAAGCTCCGCGCCGCCAACAGACTCGACATCATCAAGCTGATCCACTTCCATCTCGGATCGCAGATCACCGACATTCGCTTCATCAAGCTCGGGCTCACGGAACTGACGCGGTTCTACGTCGAACTCCGGAACCTTGGCCTCGACATCACGCACGTGGACGTGGGCGGCGGCCTGGGCGTCGACTACGACGGCACCAACTCGACGGCCGACGCGAGCGTGAACTACTCGCTGCAAGAGTACGCGAACGACGTCGTCTACACGTTGGCGGAGGCGTGCAGGGAACACGAAGTGCCCATGCCGCACGTCATCAGCGAGTCGGGGCGCGCGCTCACCGCGCACCACGCATTGCTGCTCATCAAGGTCATCGACGTCGAGTCGCAGGCCGATCGACCCGTGCCGGAGCTGACCGAGGACGATCATCAGCTGCTGCACGAGATGCTCGCCGACCATCGCGACGCGTCGCGCAAGACCGTGTCCAAGCGACGCGTGCGCGAGATCTACCACGACATGACGTTCGACAAGGAGCGCGCGCAGGAGCTGTTCAACAGCGGGGTGTTCACGCTGCGCGAGCGCGCGTTGGCCGAGCAGATCTATTTCGCCACGGCGAACGTGCTCGCCAAGTCGGTCCTGCGCAAAGGTGCCGACTTCGCCGACATCATCGCCGATCTCGATTCGACGCTCGTCGACCGGTACTTCTGCAACTTCTCGCTCTTCCAGTCGCTGCCCGACAGCTGGGCGATCGATCACGTCTTCCCGATCATGCCGATTCACCGGCTGAACGAAGAACCGAACCGCCGGGGAACGCTTCAGGACGTGACGTGCGACTCGGATGGCAAGATCGACCGGTTCGCCGGCGAGACCTCGGCCAACGCGAGCCTCGAGCTCCACGAGTTCCACGACGGCGAGCCGTACATGCTCGGCGTGTTCCTGACCGGCGCGTACCAGGAGATCCTGGGCGACCTGCACAATCTCTTCGGCGACACGAACGCGGTGCACATTCGCCTCGCGAACAACGGCGGATACGACGTCACGGATCTCGTGCACGGCGACACGGTGACGGAGGTGCTGAACTACGTCCAGTTCCGCGCGCCGGATCTCCTGCAGACGTTCAGGCGGAAGGTCGCCGCCGCGAAGCACATTTCGCGGCAGGAGGCGAATACGTTCATCGCCGACTACGTCGCCGGACTCGAAGGCTACACGTACCTCGAGGGCGAGGCCGCGCAGTAG
- a CDS encoding ABC transporter ATP-binding protein yields the protein MPAIETRALRKVYPAPAAPKRRGAGAMPGIGGPGGPPTATPSGAWPRAEIVALKGLDLAVYEGEFFGLLGPNGAGKTTTIGILTTRVRPTSGTALVGGADVGTDPVRVRRRIGVVPQRPNPDRSLNVIENLQFHAAYFGIGSSHSLPRAMQLLEQLGIADKANAKVDEMSGGQQQRLMIARALIHEPRVIFLDEPTVGLDPQTRLALWDILRELHGEGRTIVMTTHYMEEADKLCDRVAIVDRGELLELDTPAALKQRAPGGTLIEVTLSGDANGVVDEVRAVEGVLRAEPQGRLLRVFSDRGGRVVSPVIQAVEERGTSVANITLIEPSLETLFVSRTGRKLD from the coding sequence ATGCCCGCGATCGAGACCCGAGCGTTGCGTAAGGTGTATCCCGCGCCCGCCGCCCCGAAGCGGCGGGGCGCGGGGGCGATGCCCGGCATCGGCGGACCCGGCGGTCCGCCGACCGCCACACCGTCCGGCGCATGGCCTCGCGCCGAGATCGTCGCCCTCAAAGGACTCGACCTCGCCGTTTACGAAGGCGAATTCTTCGGGCTGCTCGGCCCGAACGGCGCCGGCAAAACGACGACGATCGGCATTCTCACCACGCGTGTGCGCCCGACGTCGGGCACCGCGCTCGTCGGCGGCGCGGACGTCGGCACGGATCCGGTGCGCGTGCGCCGCCGCATCGGCGTCGTGCCGCAGCGCCCGAATCCCGACCGCAGTCTGAACGTGATCGAGAACCTCCAGTTCCACGCCGCGTACTTCGGCATCGGCTCGTCGCATTCTCTGCCTCGCGCGATGCAACTGCTCGAGCAGCTCGGGATCGCCGACAAGGCGAATGCCAAGGTCGACGAGATGTCCGGCGGCCAGCAGCAGCGGCTCATGATCGCTCGCGCGCTGATCCACGAGCCGCGCGTCATCTTTCTCGACGAACCGACGGTGGGGCTCGACCCGCAGACGCGCCTCGCGCTCTGGGACATCCTCCGCGAACTGCACGGCGAGGGACGCACGATCGTCATGACGACGCATTACATGGAAGAGGCGGACAAGCTGTGCGACCGCGTCGCGATCGTCGATCGCGGCGAGCTGCTCGAGCTGGACACACCCGCCGCGCTCAAGCAGCGCGCGCCGGGCGGCACGCTCATCGAGGTCACGCTCTCCGGCGACGCGAACGGCGTGGTGGACGAGGTCCGCGCCGTCGAGGGCGTGCTCCGCGCCGAACCGCAGGGAAGGCTGCTCCGTGTGTTCAGCGATCGCGGCGGACGCGTGGTCTCGCCCGTGATTCAGGCGGTCGAAGAGCGCGGCACTTCCGTCGCGAACATCACGCTCATCGAGCCGAGCCTCGAGACGCTGTTCGTGTCTCGCACCGGGAGGAAACTCGATTGA
- a CDS encoding prolyl oligopeptidase family serine peptidase, whose product MRYTRLAALLTAALALVPAAQAQKKALTQADWDKWKSINAPLLSNDGKWAVYTLIPQVGDGELVIRSTSGTTEFRVPRGYLGRPNNVPGGLRGPAGGTGEGDPVGPNASPAQITADSRFVIVSTQASQAEVERAGRGRGAAATNRQSLAIVSLPDGKVTTINGVRSFRLARSNGTWLAYVPEPDSTTPGDSSARGAANAAGGGGRGRGGRGGGGGAPSNRRQFGTPLVLRNLASGAEERLADVLAFAFDDSAKVMAYTIVSRDSTKDGAFLRTMGGATTTLLAGRGDYKAPTFDRTGTQLLFLSDHDSFGHETPARYTLYQASTKGGAAQAIVNPSQVTPGMHIADNGPLAFTRSGTAITFNVAPPPIDSVPADSLVGKAVFDLWHYKDPVLQPTQRINAQRDRNKSYQAIYFASTKKVVQLADDSIPTVSVSEDGKIAVASSRERYMIEQMWGDGGSDVYVIDPSTNARHLIREKINGNAQLSPDAKFVIFYDKKHWYTYNTATSKLVDLTGSLKGVHFDNETDDHPNEPPAWGVAAWTKGDKSVLINDRYDVWEFDPTGAKPATVVTDSVGRKNSIQFRVEIAGGGRGGRGGGGGRGGAAPGGEDRGVIDPAEPLMLHAVNQETMASGFYRTQLGTKKEPEKIVMSDLAYGTPVKAANADEWMITKSTFTEFPNLWVGPSLTNLTKISDANPQQKDYNWGSAELVRWRSADGVELKGILYKPENFDPNKKYPLIAYFYEILSNNLYSYVPPTGRNVINPTHYVSNGYLVFEPDIVYETGFPGQSAVRSIVSGVESLERRGFVDEKHLGIQGQSWGGYQTAYTITQTHMFAAAMAGAPVVNMTSAYGGIRWGTGISREGQYEVGQSRIGKPLVEAPQLYMQNSPLFYLDRITTPLFIMNNDADDAVPWYQGIEFFVNMRRLGKEVYFIDYNNDVHNPASRANQKDIAMRMQQFFDNKLKGTPAPDWMVHGIPYVAKGKDQLGPAPVQAGIQPEVKKQ is encoded by the coding sequence ATGAGATACACTCGGCTCGCAGCTCTGCTCACCGCCGCGCTCGCCTTGGTTCCAGCGGCGCAGGCACAAAAGAAGGCGCTGACGCAAGCAGACTGGGACAAATGGAAGTCGATCAACGCCCCGCTGCTCTCCAACGACGGAAAGTGGGCGGTGTACACGCTCATTCCACAGGTCGGCGACGGCGAGCTCGTGATCCGCTCGACCAGCGGCACGACGGAATTTCGCGTTCCGCGTGGCTACCTCGGTCGGCCGAACAATGTCCCTGGCGGTTTGCGAGGTCCGGCCGGCGGTACCGGTGAGGGAGACCCCGTCGGCCCCAACGCGTCGCCTGCGCAGATCACGGCCGACAGCCGTTTCGTCATCGTCAGCACGCAGGCCTCGCAGGCGGAGGTCGAGCGAGCGGGTCGCGGACGCGGCGCGGCGGCGACCAATCGGCAGTCGCTCGCCATCGTGAGTCTGCCCGACGGCAAAGTCACCACGATCAACGGAGTGCGGTCGTTCCGACTCGCGCGCTCGAACGGGACGTGGCTCGCCTACGTGCCCGAGCCCGACAGCACGACTCCGGGCGACTCGTCAGCGCGCGGTGCGGCGAATGCCGCCGGCGGTGGCGGCCGTGGCCGCGGCGGCAGAGGTGGCGGTGGTGGTGCGCCGAGCAATCGTCGCCAGTTCGGAACGCCGCTCGTGCTTCGCAACCTCGCGAGTGGCGCCGAAGAGCGTTTGGCCGACGTGCTCGCGTTCGCGTTCGACGACAGCGCCAAGGTGATGGCCTACACGATCGTCTCGCGCGACTCGACGAAGGACGGCGCGTTCCTCCGCACGATGGGGGGCGCGACGACGACGCTGCTCGCGGGACGTGGCGACTACAAAGCGCCGACGTTCGATCGGACCGGCACGCAGCTGCTGTTCCTCTCGGATCACGACTCGTTCGGTCACGAGACGCCGGCGCGTTACACGCTCTACCAGGCGTCCACCAAGGGCGGCGCCGCGCAGGCGATCGTGAACCCGTCGCAGGTGACGCCCGGCATGCACATCGCCGACAACGGACCGCTGGCGTTCACGCGCAGCGGCACGGCGATCACGTTCAACGTCGCCCCGCCGCCGATCGACTCGGTGCCGGCGGATTCCCTCGTCGGCAAAGCCGTGTTCGACCTGTGGCATTACAAGGATCCCGTGCTCCAGCCGACGCAGCGCATCAACGCGCAGCGCGACCGGAACAAGTCCTACCAAGCGATCTACTTCGCGTCGACGAAGAAAGTGGTCCAGCTCGCCGACGACTCGATCCCCACGGTGAGCGTCTCCGAGGATGGTAAGATCGCCGTCGCGAGCTCGCGCGAGCGCTACATGATCGAGCAGATGTGGGGCGACGGCGGCTCCGACGTCTACGTCATCGATCCCTCGACGAACGCGCGTCACCTGATCCGCGAGAAGATCAATGGCAACGCGCAGCTCTCGCCCGATGCCAAGTTCGTGATCTTCTATGACAAGAAGCACTGGTACACCTACAATACGGCGACCAGCAAGCTCGTCGACCTTACGGGAAGCCTGAAGGGCGTCCACTTCGACAACGAGACGGACGACCATCCGAACGAGCCGCCGGCGTGGGGAGTCGCCGCGTGGACGAAAGGCGACAAGTCCGTCCTGATCAACGACCGCTACGACGTCTGGGAGTTCGATCCGACGGGCGCCAAGCCGGCCACCGTGGTGACCGACTCGGTGGGCCGAAAGAACTCGATCCAGTTCCGCGTCGAAATCGCGGGCGGTGGCCGCGGTGGCCGCGGCGGTGGCGGCGGCCGTGGAGGCGCCGCGCCGGGCGGAGAAGATCGCGGTGTGATCGACCCGGCCGAGCCGCTCATGCTCCATGCCGTCAACCAGGAAACGATGGCCAGCGGTTTCTACCGCACGCAGCTCGGCACGAAGAAAGAGCCCGAAAAGATCGTGATGTCGGATCTCGCCTACGGCACGCCGGTCAAAGCGGCGAACGCCGACGAGTGGATGATCACGAAGAGCACGTTCACCGAGTTCCCGAACCTGTGGGTCGGCCCGTCGCTCACGAACCTGACGAAGATCTCGGACGCGAATCCGCAGCAGAAGGACTACAACTGGGGTTCGGCGGAGCTCGTGCGTTGGCGCAGCGCCGACGGCGTCGAGCTCAAAGGCATTCTGTACAAACCGGAAAACTTCGATCCGAACAAGAAGTATCCGCTGATCGCGTACTTCTACGAGATCCTGTCGAACAATCTGTACAGCTACGTGCCGCCCACCGGCCGCAACGTGATCAATCCTACCCACTATGTGTCGAATGGGTACCTCGTTTTTGAGCCGGACATCGTCTACGAGACGGGCTTCCCGGGCCAGAGCGCGGTGCGGTCGATCGTCTCCGGCGTCGAATCGCTCGAGCGGCGCGGCTTCGTCGACGAGAAGCACCTGGGTATCCAGGGGCAGTCGTGGGGAGGCTATCAGACGGCGTACACCATTACGCAGACGCATATGTTCGCCGCGGCCATGGCCGGCGCGCCGGTCGTCAACATGACGAGCGCCTACGGGGGCATCCGCTGGGGCACGGGGATCTCGCGCGAAGGACAGTATGAGGTCGGCCAGAGCCGCATCGGCAAGCCGCTCGTCGAGGCCCCGCAGCTCTACATGCAGAACTCGCCGCTCTTCTATCTCGACCGGATCACGACGCCCTTGTTCATCATGAACAACGACGCCGACGACGCCGTGCCGTGGTACCAGGGCATCGAGTTCTTCGTCAACATGCGCCGGCTTGGCAAAGAAGTCTATTTCATCGATTACAACAACGACGTGCACAACCCGGCCAGCCGCGCGAACCAGAAAGACATCGCGATGCGCATGCAGCAGTTCTTCGACAACAAGCTGAAAGGCACACCGGCGCCCGACTGGATGGTGCACGGCATCCCGTACGTCGCGAAGGGCAAGGATCAGCTCGGCCCCGCTCCGGTTCAGGCGGGCATTCAGCCGGAAGTGAAGAAGCAGTAG
- a CDS encoding VTT domain-containing protein: MHTLLDWLHRVRDVRGIIAWGGYVGLTAIIFAETGLLVGFFLPGDSLIVTAGLLAATTGVFNVWLLGLLLTVASIIGNQVGYVVGAATGPRLFKREDSLLFNKKHLYRAHDFYERRGAATIVIARFMPIIRTFVPVVAGMAQMDHRRYALYNVIGGVAWIWSMLFIGYFLGRYIPGVDQHIESVIAIVVLLSISPGIIGWYRARRA; the protein is encoded by the coding sequence ATGCACACACTGCTCGACTGGTTGCATCGCGTCCGCGACGTCCGCGGCATCATCGCCTGGGGCGGGTACGTGGGGCTGACGGCGATCATTTTCGCCGAGACAGGACTTTTGGTCGGATTCTTCCTGCCGGGCGATTCGCTGATCGTGACCGCCGGACTCCTCGCGGCCACCACCGGCGTGTTCAACGTGTGGCTGCTCGGACTCCTGTTGACGGTAGCGTCGATCATCGGCAACCAGGTCGGCTACGTGGTCGGCGCCGCGACGGGCCCCCGGCTCTTCAAGCGCGAAGACTCGCTGCTCTTCAACAAGAAGCATCTGTATCGCGCGCACGATTTCTACGAACGGCGCGGCGCCGCGACGATCGTCATCGCGCGGTTCATGCCGATCATTCGCACGTTCGTTCCTGTCGTGGCCGGCATGGCGCAAATGGATCACCGGCGATATGCGCTGTACAACGTCATCGGCGGCGTCGCGTGGATCTGGAGCATGCTGTTCATCGGCTACTTCCTGGGGCGCTACATTCCGGGAGTCGACCAGCATATCGAGAGTGTGATCGCGATCGTCGTGTTGCTCTCGATCTCGCCTGGCATCATCGGGTGGTACAGAGCAAGGAGAGCCTAA